In Allomuricauda ruestringensis DSM 13258, the following proteins share a genomic window:
- a CDS encoding RNA polymerase sigma factor, whose translation MKQTEFLNVVLPFQDKLYRLAKRLLVSREEAEDATQEILLKLWSKNESMSKYKNVEAFAMTMTKNFCLDRLKSKQAGNLKLVHSNYSDENTSLQKQMEAEDSVSWMERIMEDLPEQQKMILQLRDVEQYEFDEICELMDMKPTAVRVTLSRARKTVREELIKKHNYGIG comes from the coding sequence ATGAAACAAACAGAATTCTTAAATGTGGTTTTGCCCTTTCAAGACAAACTATACAGGCTCGCAAAACGCCTGTTGGTCTCTCGCGAAGAAGCGGAAGACGCCACTCAAGAAATTTTGTTGAAGCTATGGTCAAAGAACGAGTCCATGTCAAAGTACAAAAATGTTGAGGCCTTTGCCATGACCATGACCAAAAACTTTTGTTTGGACCGGTTAAAGTCCAAGCAAGCAGGAAACCTAAAATTGGTTCATAGCAACTACAGTGACGAAAATACCTCCTTACAAAAGCAAATGGAGGCCGAGGACAGCGTAAGTTGGATGGAACGGATTATGGAAGACCTGCCAGAACAACAAAAAATGATATTGCAGCTACGGGATGTAGAGCAATACGAGTTCGATGAGATATGCGAACTCATGGACATGAAACCAACAGCAGTGCGCGTAACACTGTCGAGGGCGAGAAAAACAGTAAGGGAAGAATTAATAAAAAAACATAACTATGGAATTGGGTAA
- a CDS encoding S41 family peptidase yields MKKYFFLFLGLSFVFLSCSDDDGIKNGPTPDPDPSADVAAQDFMWKAMNLWYFWQADVPDLANDRFATNAEYTAFLKNNSDPENFYYSICNRHEEIYGEETAIDRFSFANEDYTELVNSLSGISQSNGLEFRLSYIGNTNDVFGYVLYVWPDSDASTKDIQRGDFFTRVDGIQLTGSNYIDLLFGDNSTYTLGMATVTDNTISDSDKEVSLSKIENQVENPILVAKTLDVNGTKVAYLMYNRFLSSFNEDLNNTFAKFKTDGATELVLDMRYNPGGSVNTSRLLASMIYGTNTSDVYIRQRWNAKIQAEFSDESLTDYFANSTGASAINSLNLSRIFVIATGDSASASELVMNGLDPYIDVIHIGETTRGKNEFSITLVDDIDNSFIYNSDREGNINSQNSWGLQPLVGRNENADGFYDYTSGLSPDIELAEDLTNFGVLGDVNEPLLARAIEEISGVSAKINFTVEMPAESFTSSRLHTPLKDNMFLDKPLPTNFELE; encoded by the coding sequence ATGAAAAAGTATTTCTTCCTGTTTTTAGGATTGTCTTTCGTGTTTTTATCCTGTAGTGATGACGATGGAATCAAAAACGGACCTACCCCCGACCCCGACCCGAGTGCAGATGTTGCAGCCCAAGATTTTATGTGGAAAGCCATGAACCTCTGGTATTTTTGGCAAGCTGATGTTCCAGACCTTGCTAATGACAGGTTTGCGACCAACGCAGAATACACTGCTTTTTTGAAGAATAATTCTGATCCTGAAAATTTTTATTATAGCATTTGTAACAGACACGAAGAAATTTATGGCGAGGAAACTGCCATAGACCGATTTAGTTTTGCCAATGAAGATTATACCGAGTTAGTAAACAGTCTCTCGGGCATATCCCAAAGCAACGGCTTGGAATTTAGATTATCTTATATTGGAAATACCAATGATGTTTTTGGGTACGTTTTATATGTTTGGCCCGATTCCGATGCATCTACGAAGGATATTCAACGAGGTGATTTTTTTACCAGAGTTGATGGTATCCAACTGACAGGCAGCAACTATATCGACTTACTTTTTGGTGACAACAGTACTTATACACTCGGAATGGCAACCGTAACCGATAACACAATTTCTGACAGTGACAAAGAAGTTTCGCTTTCCAAAATAGAAAATCAAGTTGAAAATCCTATTCTGGTTGCAAAAACATTAGATGTAAACGGTACAAAGGTCGCCTACTTAATGTACAATAGATTTTTGAGCAGTTTTAATGAAGATTTGAACAATACCTTTGCTAAATTTAAGACCGATGGCGCCACCGAACTGGTTTTGGACATGCGTTATAATCCAGGTGGCTCAGTAAACACCTCGCGCCTTTTGGCCAGTATGATATATGGCACAAATACAAGTGATGTTTATATTAGACAACGATGGAACGCTAAGATACAAGCCGAGTTTTCCGATGAATCCCTGACTGACTACTTCGCAAATTCTACGGGAGCGAGTGCCATTAACTCTTTAAACTTGAGCAGAATATTTGTGATTGCCACAGGTGATTCCGCTTCGGCAAGTGAATTGGTGATGAACGGACTGGATCCATATATCGATGTAATCCATATTGGTGAGACTACGCGAGGAAAAAACGAATTTTCCATTACGCTGGTTGACGATATTGATAACTCTTTCATTTATAATAGCGACCGTGAAGGCAACATCAACTCACAAAACTCTTGGGGGTTACAACCTTTGGTTGGTAGAAATGAGAATGCAGATGGATTTTATGACTACACCAGCGGCTTAAGCCCCGACATTGAACTAGCTGAAGACTTGACCAACTTTGGTGTGCTAGGAGATGTAAACGAGCCGCTTTTGGCCCGAGCCATAGAAGAAATCTCTGGAGTATCTGCCAAAATCAACTTTACTGTAGAAATGCCTGCGGAATCTTTTACATCTTCAAGATTACATACTCCATTAAAGGATAATATGTTTTTGGACAAACCTCTTCCTACAAATTTTGAGTTGGAATAA